Proteins encoded in a region of the Cytobacillus pseudoceanisediminis genome:
- the megL gene encoding methionine gamma-lyase: MDRKHRFNFETQVIHEGYDAERFKGSLAPPIFQTSTFTFETAQQGEKRFSGEEEGYIYSRLGNPTVKMLEERMAVLEKGEAALAFGSGMAAVSAVLFALTKTGDHILCSQGVYGCTFGLLEMMEEKFQISHDFSAMESKQQLLDEIKPETACIYVETPINPTMKLVDLSMVAEAAKEKGIPVVVDNTFCSPYLQNPIELGCDIVIHSATKYIGGHGDVVAGLVIGSKEFLDKVSMTTQKDIGGIISPFDAWLLLRGLKTLAVRLDRHCDNAERLASYLLAHPKVEKVYFPGDSNNADFEIGQKQMRRPGGMISFTLKGDKETAQEFMNRLNLIKIAVSLGDAETLIQHPATMTHAVVPKGSREKMGIEDTLLRLSVGLESVEDIRDDLSQALEGV, translated from the coding sequence ATGGATAGGAAACATCGGTTTAACTTCGAGACGCAGGTCATCCATGAAGGATACGATGCTGAAAGGTTCAAAGGGAGCCTCGCACCGCCAATATTCCAGACGTCAACTTTTACATTTGAGACAGCACAGCAGGGTGAAAAACGTTTTTCCGGTGAAGAAGAAGGGTATATCTATTCCCGTCTGGGCAATCCAACAGTTAAGATGCTTGAAGAAAGAATGGCCGTACTGGAAAAGGGAGAAGCAGCCCTTGCTTTTGGGTCTGGTATGGCTGCAGTTTCAGCTGTCCTGTTTGCTTTAACCAAAACAGGTGATCATATTTTATGTTCTCAGGGAGTTTATGGATGTACATTTGGACTCCTGGAGATGATGGAGGAAAAATTTCAAATCAGCCATGATTTTTCAGCTATGGAATCAAAGCAGCAGCTGCTTGATGAAATTAAACCGGAGACTGCCTGTATTTATGTTGAAACTCCAATAAATCCAACAATGAAATTAGTGGATCTGAGTATGGTTGCAGAAGCAGCGAAAGAGAAAGGAATTCCAGTTGTAGTGGATAATACTTTCTGTTCACCATATTTGCAGAATCCGATCGAACTGGGCTGTGATATTGTCATTCATAGTGCGACAAAATACATCGGAGGTCATGGTGACGTAGTTGCCGGGCTTGTAATAGGCTCTAAAGAATTTTTGGATAAAGTCTCCATGACGACTCAAAAAGACATTGGAGGCATTATTTCACCTTTTGATGCCTGGCTGCTTCTGCGCGGACTGAAAACACTTGCAGTCAGACTCGACAGGCATTGTGACAATGCGGAACGGCTCGCATCATATTTGCTGGCACATCCAAAAGTAGAAAAAGTTTATTTTCCTGGAGACAGCAATAATGCAGATTTTGAAATTGGGCAAAAACAAATGAGGAGGCCCGGCGGGATGATTTCTTTTACTCTAAAGGGGGATAAAGAGACTGCCCAGGAATTTATGAACCGGCTGAATCTTATTAAAATTGCCGTGAGCCTTGGTGATGCTGAGACATTAATTCAGCACCCTGCTACTATGACTCATGCAGTGGTTCCAAAGGGATCACGTGAAAAAATGGGCATTGAAGATACGCTGCTGAGGCTTTCAGTTGGGCTTGAGTCAGTTGAAGATATCAGGGATGATCTGTCCCAGGCACTCGAAGGAGTTTAA
- the refZ gene encoding forespore capture DNA-binding protein RefZ yields the protein MSLFNTKGFSGTSIRDIAGKAQTNPANIAYYFDNKHGLLEYCFTAFFEGYIEEIEKGFSILEQGAALSLKKIAQNIMVYQFEHSHLTRLILREISIDSQVVREIMSTYLAKEKFYFGKVLERGMKTKEFRNHSANYMIVQLKGLLSMPFLNTHYMAEVLHVFPHEKYFADKYTKEIFNWVDGVLCNHAGKPYAAVL from the coding sequence ATATCCTTATTTAATACGAAAGGTTTCTCCGGGACTTCCATCCGTGATATTGCAGGGAAAGCGCAGACGAATCCAGCGAATATTGCATATTATTTCGATAACAAACACGGGCTGCTTGAATATTGCTTTACAGCATTTTTTGAAGGGTATATTGAGGAAATAGAGAAGGGATTTTCAATTCTTGAGCAGGGGGCGGCTCTGAGCCTGAAAAAAATTGCGCAAAATATCATGGTTTATCAATTTGAGCATAGCCATCTAACAAGATTGATACTCCGGGAAATTTCTATAGATTCCCAAGTGGTAAGGGAAATTATGTCCACTTATTTAGCAAAGGAAAAGTTTTATTTTGGCAAGGTGCTGGAAAGGGGAATGAAAACAAAGGAGTTTCGTAACCATTCAGCCAATTATATGATTGTTCAGCTGAAAGGACTCCTGTCAATGCCATTTTTGAACACACATTATATGGCTGAAGTTCTGCATGTATTTCCTCATGAAAAATATTTCGCAGACAAATACACGAAGGAGATCTTCAATTGGGTTGATGGAGTCCTGTGCAATCATGCTGGAAAACCTTATGCTGCTGTACTCTAA
- the brnQ gene encoding branched-chain amino acid transport system II carrier protein, which translates to MENKTLAPKQILAVGLMLFALFFGAGNMIFPPFLGQSAGTNVWTAIIGFLITGVGLPLLGIIAIAKNGDLQTIASRVHPLYGIIFTIIMYLAIGPFFGIPRTGTVAYEIGVTPSLSETASNSTYSLLAYTIVFFCITAWLSLNPSKLVDRIGNIFTPALLIILAVLVIKSIITPMGELKAPMGAYAEGPFFKGFIEGYLTMDTIAALVFGIIVIGSIQGMGVTNKHSLMKICITAGLIAAAGLAAVYLSLAYIGASSMEAIGQLDNGGAILSSASQYLFGPAGALILGLAITVACLTTSVGLVSACAQYFHKLLPKVPYKTIVIILSLFSMVVANIGLTQLIQLSLPILIIIYPLAIVLILLSFMHNAFNGYSAVYIGALIPTGLISIVDGLKTAGMDVSVITDSLQFLPFFAEGIGWIVPAIAGAVIGYFLAMAFGEAKKPIAVND; encoded by the coding sequence ATGGAGAATAAAACATTGGCACCAAAACAAATTCTCGCCGTCGGACTCATGTTATTTGCTCTATTCTTTGGGGCAGGGAATATGATTTTCCCTCCATTCCTGGGACAATCTGCCGGCACGAATGTATGGACTGCTATTATCGGTTTTTTAATAACAGGGGTCGGATTGCCGCTATTAGGCATTATTGCCATTGCCAAAAATGGCGATTTACAAACGATTGCGAGCCGGGTACACCCTTTATATGGAATTATTTTCACGATTATTATGTACTTAGCCATAGGACCATTTTTCGGAATTCCGCGTACCGGAACCGTTGCTTATGAAATAGGAGTTACTCCGTCCTTGTCTGAAACCGCTTCCAATAGCACTTACTCTTTACTGGCTTATACCATTGTCTTCTTTTGCATAACAGCATGGCTTTCTTTGAATCCATCGAAGTTAGTGGATAGAATCGGGAATATTTTCACGCCTGCACTCCTCATAATCCTTGCTGTTCTGGTTATTAAAAGCATCATTACTCCAATGGGCGAATTAAAAGCGCCAATGGGAGCATATGCAGAGGGGCCGTTCTTTAAAGGCTTCATTGAAGGCTACCTGACTATGGATACAATTGCAGCTTTGGTATTCGGTATTATTGTTATTGGTTCAATACAGGGCATGGGTGTGACAAATAAACATTCACTTATGAAAATATGCATTACAGCCGGACTTATAGCAGCTGCTGGTCTTGCGGCAGTATACTTGTCCCTTGCGTATATTGGGGCATCAAGTATGGAAGCTATAGGTCAACTTGATAATGGCGGCGCTATCCTATCCTCTGCTTCTCAGTACCTATTTGGACCTGCTGGAGCATTGATCCTTGGGCTGGCCATTACGGTAGCATGCCTTACAACGTCTGTCGGACTCGTTTCCGCTTGTGCGCAGTACTTTCATAAACTGCTCCCAAAAGTACCTTATAAAACCATTGTCATCATTCTTTCGCTGTTCAGCATGGTGGTTGCAAACATTGGTTTAACTCAGCTGATTCAACTTTCATTGCCAATCTTAATCATAATTTATCCTCTGGCCATCGTGCTGATTCTGCTTTCTTTTATGCACAATGCGTTTAATGGATACTCGGCGGTATATATAGGGGCTTTAATTCCCACAGGCTTAATTAGCATTGTGGATGGGTTAAAAACTGCTGGAATGGATGTATCCGTCATCACAGACTCATTGCAATTCCTGCCATTCTTTGCTGAGGGAATCGGCTGGATTGTACCTGCCATTGCAGGAGCTGTTATAGGTTACTTCCTGGCAATGGCTTTCGGAGAAGCTAAAAAGCCAATTGCAGTAAATGACTAA
- the thiI gene encoding tRNA uracil 4-sulfurtransferase ThiI: MINYDRILIRYGEISTKGRNRNKFVDKLRKSIFDVLNEFPGIKIESTRDRMYVVLNGADGREVSDRLRGIFGIQSFSPAVKTSKDIEEMKAAALALFLKHFEEGKTFKITAKRADKSFPLNTDELNHEFGGHLLQNVAGLKVNVKKPDINLQIEVREEAAYLSCETIQGAGGLPAGSSGKAMLMLSGGIDSPVAGYLSMKRGLEIEAVHFHSPPFTSERAKQKVIDLTEKLANIAGTVVLHIIPFTEIQQLIHQQVPSNYTMTATRRLMLRITDEIRNKNDGLAIITGESLGQVASQTLESMFAINDVTTTPILRPLITMDKSEIIEIAQSIDTHDISIRPFEDCCTVFVPSSPKTKPKRDKVRRFESFVDFEPLIAKAVEDTEKMVIKPQSRNAESFGELF; encoded by the coding sequence ATGATAAATTATGATCGTATACTTATACGATATGGAGAAATCTCCACAAAAGGCAGAAACCGGAATAAGTTCGTGGATAAATTAAGAAAAAGCATATTCGATGTGCTCAATGAATTTCCCGGGATCAAGATAGAATCTACAAGAGACCGAATGTACGTTGTTTTGAATGGGGCAGATGGCAGAGAGGTTTCTGATCGACTTAGGGGCATCTTTGGCATTCAGTCTTTCAGTCCTGCTGTTAAAACCTCTAAAGATATCGAAGAAATGAAGGCAGCAGCATTGGCGTTATTTTTAAAACATTTTGAAGAAGGAAAGACTTTCAAAATTACGGCTAAGAGAGCGGATAAAAGCTTCCCTTTAAATACGGATGAACTGAATCATGAATTTGGCGGACACCTCCTGCAGAATGTGGCGGGTCTAAAAGTGAACGTAAAAAAACCGGATATAAATCTGCAAATTGAGGTTCGCGAAGAAGCGGCTTATTTATCATGCGAAACCATTCAGGGGGCTGGCGGACTTCCTGCAGGTTCCAGCGGAAAGGCCATGCTTATGCTCTCTGGAGGAATTGACAGTCCGGTAGCAGGTTATTTGTCCATGAAGAGAGGATTGGAAATTGAAGCTGTCCATTTTCACAGCCCGCCCTTCACGAGTGAGCGTGCAAAGCAAAAAGTAATTGATTTAACTGAAAAACTTGCTAATATTGCTGGAACCGTTGTACTCCATATAATCCCATTTACAGAGATTCAGCAGCTGATCCATCAGCAGGTTCCATCGAATTATACGATGACGGCTACAAGGCGATTGATGCTCCGGATCACTGATGAAATCCGCAATAAAAATGATGGTCTAGCCATCATCACTGGGGAAAGCCTTGGACAGGTAGCCAGCCAGACTCTCGAGAGCATGTTTGCCATTAATGATGTGACAACAACACCTATCCTTCGGCCTCTTATCACAATGGATAAATCAGAAATCATCGAGATTGCCCAAAGCATTGATACCCACGATATATCCATCAGGCCATTTGAAGATTGCTGTACCGTTTTTGTCCCATCATCACCAAAAACAAAACCAAAACGCGACAAAGTCCGCCGCTTCGAAAGCTTTGTTGACTTCGAACCGCTCATCGCAAAAGCAGTTGAGGATACCGAAAAGATGGTTATTAAGCCTCAATCGCGTAATGCAGAGTCTTTTGGGGAGTTATTTTAA
- a CDS encoding alpha/beta-type small acid-soluble spore protein: MANNNNSNQLLVPGVQQALDQMKYEIATEFGVNLGAETTSRANGSVGGEITKRLVQMAEQQLGGFQR; this comes from the coding sequence ATGGCAAACAACAACAACTCAAACCAACTTCTAGTTCCTGGAGTACAACAAGCTCTTGACCAAATGAAGTACGAAATCGCTACTGAATTCGGTGTAAACCTTGGTGCTGAAACTACTTCTCGCGCTAACGGTTCTGTAGGTGGAGAAATCACTAAGCGTTTAGTTCAAATGGCTGAACAGCAATTAGGCGGTTTCCAAAGATAA
- the mbcS gene encoding acyl-CoA synthetase MbcS has translation MKREDLIAPEKYNLVSEMERFAGDKDKLAIKWENELGEKKEITYSELILNANRIGNVFLENGLNKGDVILIIVPRLIEAYQVYVASLKAGIVVIPSSEMLRSKDLQYRINHGDVKGIVSYYPYVDQFEDIKEAADLPKFVIGGNADGWTQLDEEMKKASDELSLADTSRDDMAFLSYTSGTTGNPKGVVHTHGWAFAHLKTAAPNWLCINEGDTVWATAGPGWQKWIWSPFLSVLGSGATGIVYNGKFEPKKYLQLLEDYQVNVLCCTPTEYRLMAKAENIHEYKLPALHSAVSAGEPLNREVIDTFKKHFNVNVRDGYGQTENTLLVGITKDMELKAGSMGKPTPGNRVDIINEEGEVCAVGEVGDIAVHVETPALFKNYYKDPERTAMQFRGDYYITGDKAKKDEDGYFWFEGRGDDIIISSGYTIGPFEVEDALVKHPYVAECAVVGSPDEVRGLIVKAFVVLREGVDQSDPNLVSQLQEHVKELTAPYKYPRKIEFLSELPKTTSGKIMRVELRKKEAETASAQN, from the coding sequence ATGAAACGGGAAGACTTAATTGCGCCGGAGAAATACAATCTCGTATCAGAAATGGAGCGGTTTGCCGGAGATAAGGACAAACTTGCAATAAAGTGGGAAAATGAGCTGGGAGAAAAGAAAGAGATTACATACAGTGAACTGATCCTTAATGCAAATAGAATTGGAAACGTTTTCTTGGAAAATGGTCTGAATAAAGGGGATGTTATTCTGATCATTGTTCCAAGACTGATTGAAGCGTATCAGGTTTACGTTGCATCACTAAAAGCCGGAATTGTCGTCATACCAAGTTCAGAAATGCTTCGCTCGAAAGATCTGCAATACCGGATTAATCATGGGGATGTAAAAGGTATTGTAAGTTATTATCCATATGTTGACCAATTTGAAGATATTAAGGAAGCTGCAGACCTGCCGAAGTTTGTGATAGGCGGAAACGCAGATGGCTGGACCCAGCTGGATGAGGAAATGAAAAAGGCATCCGATGAACTTTCTTTGGCTGACACCTCCCGGGATGACATGGCGTTCCTTTCATATACATCAGGAACAACAGGAAATCCTAAAGGTGTAGTACATACACATGGCTGGGCATTTGCTCACCTTAAAACAGCAGCACCGAACTGGCTATGCATTAATGAAGGCGATACAGTATGGGCAACGGCAGGCCCTGGCTGGCAAAAGTGGATCTGGAGCCCTTTCCTTTCTGTTCTGGGTTCTGGTGCTACCGGAATTGTCTACAATGGAAAGTTCGAGCCGAAGAAATATTTGCAGCTGTTAGAGGATTACCAGGTAAACGTACTTTGCTGTACGCCTACTGAATACAGGCTGATGGCAAAGGCAGAAAATATTCATGAATACAAGCTGCCGGCGCTTCATAGTGCTGTTTCAGCAGGAGAACCGCTAAACCGCGAAGTGATTGATACATTCAAAAAGCATTTTAACGTAAATGTCCGTGATGGGTATGGCCAAACAGAAAATACCCTGCTGGTCGGCATTACAAAGGATATGGAGTTAAAAGCAGGTTCAATGGGCAAACCGACCCCAGGCAACAGAGTTGACATTATCAATGAAGAAGGTGAGGTATGTGCTGTTGGTGAGGTAGGAGATATCGCTGTCCATGTCGAAACTCCTGCGCTCTTCAAAAATTATTATAAAGATCCGGAAAGAACAGCTATGCAATTCCGCGGTGATTACTATATTACCGGAGATAAAGCAAAGAAAGATGAAGATGGCTATTTCTGGTTTGAAGGACGCGGTGATGATATTATTATCAGTTCAGGCTATACGATTGGACCTTTCGAGGTGGAAGATGCGCTTGTAAAGCACCCGTATGTAGCTGAATGTGCAGTTGTGGGGAGTCCGGATGAAGTGCGCGGATTAATCGTTAAAGCATTCGTTGTATTAAGAGAAGGTGTGGACCAAAGCGATCCTAATCTTGTTTCCCAGCTGCAGGAACATGTAAAAGAACTGACAGCTCCTTATAAATACCCTCGGAAAATTGAATTTCTGTCAGAGCTTCCTAAGACCACTTCAGGAAAAATCATGCGTGTGGAATTACGGAAAAAAGAAGCGGAAACTGCTTCCGCACAAAACTGA
- a CDS encoding amidohydrolase has protein sequence MGTLWHGGSIYTLQQEGHQIEAVFTEGSQIIEIGALRDLKSKYKEEIQNEIDLQGSTMLPGFVDSHMHLIGHGERLIRLDLSKHTSKHEVLMAVKEFSETIEEGEWVIGEGWNENLWDQPEPIYASELDQFVPKHPVMLKRVCRHALAVNSLGLEKANITADTECPPGGVIDKDESGKLNGLLKDQAQELLFNVMPAVSESYLKKALHAAIKDAYRLGLTGGHTEDLNYYGGFSQTYQAFKQVIEADGLSFRAHLLVHHGVADEMKESGGGYLEGSNHIEFGAMKIFADGALGGRTALLSHPYADDPSTSGVAIYSQEQLDELVEKARKHELPVAVHTIGDLAFEMALNAIEKHPLEGLGRDRLIHAQILRKELIDRAKKLPLIIDIQPRFTASDFPWVIDRIGEEHMEYCYAWKTLLKEGIHCAGGSDAPIEPANPFLGIHAAVTRTKIDDPHNTVYYPSEALTVYEAVSLFTKGSAYAASHENDKGIIKGGYLADFTILNEDIFKMPIGQIAAISVNKTVIDGIIVYEA, from the coding sequence ATGGGAACGCTTTGGCATGGGGGCTCGATTTATACCCTTCAGCAGGAAGGTCATCAGATAGAGGCCGTTTTTACAGAAGGAAGCCAAATTATTGAAATTGGCGCGTTGAGAGATTTAAAAAGCAAATATAAAGAAGAGATTCAAAATGAGATAGATCTGCAGGGAAGCACCATGCTGCCGGGATTTGTGGATAGCCATATGCATCTAATCGGGCATGGTGAAAGGCTAATAAGGCTCGACTTATCTAAGCACACATCAAAGCATGAAGTTCTTATGGCTGTAAAGGAATTTTCAGAGACCATAGAAGAGGGAGAGTGGGTCATTGGGGAAGGCTGGAATGAAAATTTATGGGATCAGCCGGAACCTATTTATGCCTCAGAACTTGATCAATTTGTTCCAAAGCATCCTGTCATGCTGAAACGTGTGTGCAGACATGCCCTTGCAGTGAACTCCCTTGGATTAGAAAAAGCAAACATTACTGCAGATACAGAATGTCCTCCAGGAGGAGTAATCGATAAAGATGAATCTGGGAAACTAAATGGACTTTTGAAAGACCAGGCCCAGGAGCTTTTATTTAATGTGATGCCGGCTGTATCAGAAAGCTATTTAAAGAAGGCGCTTCATGCTGCCATTAAAGATGCCTATAGGCTTGGGCTGACAGGAGGACATACTGAGGATCTCAATTATTACGGAGGATTCAGCCAAACTTATCAGGCTTTCAAGCAGGTAATAGAGGCGGATGGTCTATCTTTCCGTGCACATCTGCTTGTTCATCATGGAGTTGCGGATGAAATGAAGGAATCCGGCGGAGGCTATTTAGAGGGAAGTAACCATATAGAGTTTGGAGCTATGAAGATATTCGCCGATGGAGCCCTGGGCGGAAGAACAGCTTTATTAAGTCATCCGTATGCAGATGACCCATCCACTTCGGGAGTTGCCATTTATTCACAGGAGCAGCTTGATGAATTAGTGGAGAAAGCCCGCAAGCATGAATTGCCGGTTGCCGTCCATACGATTGGGGATTTGGCATTTGAAATGGCATTAAATGCGATAGAAAAGCATCCACTGGAAGGTTTGGGGCGAGACAGGCTGATTCATGCACAAATTTTGCGCAAAGAACTTATAGACAGGGCTAAAAAACTGCCTTTAATTATTGATATCCAGCCAAGATTTACAGCTTCTGATTTTCCATGGGTGATTGACCGGATTGGTGAAGAACATATGGAGTACTGTTATGCATGGAAGACACTTCTGAAAGAAGGGATACATTGTGCAGGAGGTTCTGATGCACCGATTGAACCGGCCAATCCGTTCCTTGGAATTCATGCGGCTGTTACAAGAACAAAAATAGATGATCCGCATAATACAGTCTATTATCCAAGTGAAGCGTTAACTGTTTATGAAGCAGTAAGCTTATTCACAAAAGGCAGTGCATATGCTGCATCCCATGAAAATGATAAAGGTATTATAAAAGGAGGATATCTGGCAGATTTCACAATATTAAATGAAGATATCTTTAAAATGCCAATAGGGCAAATTGCTGCCATTTCAGTTAACAAAACCGTTATTGACGGAATAATAGTATACGAAGCATAA
- the rarD gene encoding EamA family transporter RarD: MKNNEVQTGALYAGFAYFLWGILPVYWKFLDHVQADEILANRIFWSFFFMLMILLASKKWNDFAATMKGFKTNRKQLYALIIASILISTNWFLYIWAVNNDQMIEASLGYYINPLVSVILGMVVFKEKLSTAQYLSFGFAFTGVLILTVSYGRFPWIAIVLALSFGLYGLAKKLIKVDSAVGLTLETLVVTPIAFIYMIILFMDGKQAFLHVSLSSDLLLIGAGAATAVPLLYFAKGAQKIPMSMLGFLQYIAPTITLILGIFVYHEHFTKLHLLSFMFIWLALTIYSVSRTKLFAHWETKLKRGKGIGI, encoded by the coding sequence ATGAAAAATAATGAAGTGCAAACGGGAGCTCTATACGCAGGGTTTGCTTACTTTTTATGGGGCATTCTCCCGGTTTATTGGAAGTTTTTAGATCACGTCCAAGCAGATGAGATTTTGGCAAACAGGATTTTTTGGTCATTTTTCTTTATGCTGATGATTTTGCTGGCATCAAAGAAATGGAATGATTTTGCTGCAACAATGAAAGGATTTAAAACAAATAGAAAGCAGCTCTACGCCCTTATAATTGCCTCCATTCTGATCAGCACCAACTGGTTTTTATATATTTGGGCGGTCAATAACGATCAGATGATTGAGGCTAGCCTTGGCTATTATATTAACCCGCTCGTAAGTGTGATTCTGGGAATGGTGGTTTTTAAAGAGAAACTATCAACTGCGCAATATTTATCTTTTGGATTTGCATTTACAGGGGTTTTGATTTTGACTGTCAGCTATGGGCGGTTTCCCTGGATAGCCATTGTCCTTGCTTTATCCTTTGGTCTTTATGGGCTTGCCAAAAAGCTTATAAAGGTGGATTCAGCAGTTGGGTTAACGCTTGAAACACTTGTAGTGACCCCGATAGCATTTATTTATATGATTATTCTTTTCATGGATGGCAAACAGGCATTCCTGCATGTTTCGCTAAGCTCCGACTTGCTCCTTATAGGAGCAGGCGCAGCCACAGCAGTACCGCTATTGTACTTTGCCAAAGGGGCACAAAAGATACCGATGTCCATGCTTGGGTTTCTGCAGTATATTGCGCCGACAATTACATTGATTCTGGGGATCTTCGTTTATCATGAACACTTTACAAAGCTTCACTTGCTTTCCTTTATGTTTATTTGGCTGGCCTTAACGATTTACTCTGTTTCAAGAACAAAACTCTTTGCCCATTGGGAAACAAAACTAAAACGCGGAAAAGGTATTGGCATATAG
- a CDS encoding NAD kinase, which produces MPERRNIYFYHKKDEATMEKVAPLYSLAEEHAFTIVNDFKQANIIVSIGGDGTFLQAVRKTGYRDDCLYAGISTTGSLSLYCDFHLDDTAKMVEAMTNEQVEVRRYPTIDVTVDDQTSFQCLNEFSIRSAIIKTFVIDVFIDDFHFETFRGDGMIVATPTGSTAYNKSVNGAVVDPLLPCMQVSELASLNNNRYRTLGSSFILSGNRKLTLKVVQDGNDHPTMGMDNEALSIQHVEKIDIKLSDKIIKTVKLKDNSFWEKVKRTFL; this is translated from the coding sequence ATGCCTGAAAGACGCAATATATACTTTTATCACAAAAAAGATGAAGCAACGATGGAGAAAGTAGCACCGCTTTATAGCCTGGCTGAAGAGCATGCCTTTACCATTGTTAATGACTTCAAACAAGCCAATATCATTGTAAGCATCGGGGGAGACGGAACGTTTTTGCAGGCAGTTCGTAAAACTGGCTATAGGGATGATTGTTTGTATGCCGGGATTTCAACGACTGGCAGCCTGAGCCTGTACTGTGATTTCCATCTCGATGATACCGCGAAAATGGTAGAGGCAATGACAAATGAACAAGTAGAAGTAAGACGCTATCCCACTATAGATGTTACGGTTGATGACCAGACATCGTTTCAGTGCTTAAATGAATTCAGCATCCGTTCTGCCATCATTAAAACTTTTGTAATCGATGTCTTTATCGATGATTTTCATTTTGAAACGTTCCGCGGGGACGGAATGATTGTTGCCACCCCAACTGGAAGCACGGCTTATAATAAATCTGTAAATGGAGCTGTTGTTGACCCGCTGCTTCCCTGCATGCAGGTGAGCGAACTCGCTTCACTGAATAATAATCGCTATCGCACGCTCGGATCTTCCTTTATCCTGAGCGGAAACAGAAAGCTGACCCTAAAGGTGGTTCAAGATGGCAACGACCACCCTACAATGGGAATGGACAACGAAGCCCTCAGCATTCAGCATGTAGAAAAGATTGATATTAAACTTAGCGACAAAATCATTAAAACCGTAAAACTGAAAGACAATTCCTTTTGGGAAAAGGTTAAGAGGACATTTTTATAA
- the sppA gene encoding signal peptide peptidase SppA produces the protein MNGKRWAALGIAAGLFVFSVVLNFVTAFAFTDFESSVNELFAGSNEAFLEEVIEEGNAQKKIAVLDVNGVIQDTGDAASLFASPGYNHKGFMDNLEYVKEDGTVKAIVIKVNSPGGGVVESAEIHDKIIEIQKETKKPVYISMGSMAASGGYYISAPADKIFASPETMTGSLGVIMQGYNYAGLAEKYGVEFVTIKSGPYKDIMSPTRDMTDEERKILQSMIDNSYAGFVKVISEGRGLTEAQVKEIADGRIYDGRQAKELNLIDGFGYADDVIEQLKKDHKLDGAQVVKYTENFGFGSMFSMGARKIMGDDLEMAGMMKLLSQPNSPRLMYLYAE, from the coding sequence ATGAATGGAAAACGTTGGGCTGCACTGGGAATAGCAGCAGGTCTGTTTGTTTTTTCTGTTGTGCTGAACTTTGTAACTGCATTTGCATTTACAGATTTTGAAAGCTCGGTAAATGAACTGTTTGCAGGAAGCAATGAAGCGTTTTTGGAAGAAGTCATTGAAGAGGGAAATGCACAGAAAAAGATAGCCGTGCTTGATGTAAATGGAGTGATTCAGGATACTGGAGATGCAGCTTCTTTATTTGCAAGCCCGGGATATAATCACAAAGGATTCATGGATAATCTTGAATATGTGAAAGAAGACGGCACAGTAAAGGCGATTGTCATTAAGGTTAATTCTCCAGGCGGAGGAGTAGTGGAAAGCGCCGAAATACATGATAAGATTATTGAAATTCAAAAAGAAACAAAGAAGCCAGTATACATATCAATGGGGTCCATGGCTGCATCCGGAGGCTATTATATATCCGCTCCGGCTGACAAGATATTTGCGAGCCCTGAGACAATGACCGGTTCGCTGGGTGTTATCATGCAGGGCTATAATTATGCAGGGCTTGCTGAAAAATATGGTGTCGAGTTTGTAACGATTAAGAGCGGGCCGTATAAAGATATTATGAGCCCTACCAGAGATATGACAGATGAGGAAAGAAAAATCCTTCAATCCATGATTGATAATTCATATGCAGGGTTTGTTAAAGTCATCTCGGAAGGACGCGGACTAACTGAGGCACAGGTGAAGGAAATTGCTGATGGCCGTATTTATGACGGACGGCAGGCGAAAGAACTAAATCTAATCGACGGTTTTGGCTATGCCGATGATGTAATTGAACAATTAAAGAAAGACCATAAATTAGATGGTGCCCAGGTTGTTAAGTACACTGAGAATTTTGGGTTCGGCTCCATGTTCAGCATGGGGGCGCGAAAAATCATGGGGGATGACCTGGAAATGGCAGGGATGA